AAAGACATCTAAGTGGCAGAGGTTTCTAACAGGGGAAGTCACTCTAGGTCAGTGTCTCCATTCTCTTGGCCCTTCGATCATAAAGTTGGCTAGACATGCAGCAACCAAATAGTTGGTTGTAGTgtaaatgtgtaattatattgGTCAATTAAactgagagaaaaagaagagattaaGAATTGTATTAGAACAATAACAACATACACTTACTAAACAACAGgtaaaattactttattcatccaagtaaagaaaatagaaaCTTGGACTTGATTATTTCGAACACcgtaaaagaaattaaaacacgaTACAAAGTATGACACAACAACatcacaaattctttttttGGGTAATGGAGGCTTCAACTTTCACTGAACCCCTCCatgaaactttgttttaaaacctAGGTGCTCTTCTTTGGTGGTGTATTGCCATATCTCcaagagaatttctttaaagcATCAGGATAACTACCACCTGCAACCTCATGGATTGGGATCACATctgaaatttctttcaaatCTTCTTTTGTCAGCTTTACTTTCACTGATTCAATGTTGCTATCTAGATTTTTTATCTTGGTTGTTCCTGTAAGAAGTGAAAACCAAGTGTCAAAAGCTTTGGTCTTAAATCTTAATgcaaacaatatatatatataaattggaTCACCTCGGAATCCAAGTTGAAAGTGATTGTATGTGACTTACCAGGAATAGGGGCAACATCATCCCCTTGATGAAGAACCCAGGAAAGTGCAAGTTGTGCCGGTGTACATCCATAATTTTCAGCCAACTTCTCTACTTTCGAATATAGGATCCTATTTTTCTCCAAGTTTTCTCCTTGAAACCTAGGAAACAGTCCCTTAAAAAAGTAGATGTTTGTAATTAGTCAATCaatctgtttttttcttttttacaactTAGAAGCATGTTACTATAAAATATTAAGGTGATCCTATGTTATCCGAACTCTTTAAATATTCATATCCAACATGTCTTTGACGCATATTCGGATATAAATACAAAGGTAACATctttcaaataaatgaaaatggaacctagaaaaaattgaatatactCATGTTGGACACATATCGGTATCCAACACTTATTTCCGAGTCCAGATAGCATAGGTTATGTATAAAGTAAAGCCATATAAAGTAAGTTGCCATACCAGAAAACTACCAACATCCCCCTTTGCTTTACCGGCAAAGAAACCACGACCAAGGGGACTATATGGAACAATCCCAATCCCAAGTTCCCTGCATTGATGAACACATCTAAGCATGCATAATCTCATGCAGTTGAAGGAGTTAAAACTGTTGATAGCTTGAGTTTATTGAGTCTTAACAGTACTCgatcaacattttaattttgacatatatCAACATAAGGGTATTTCTATAACCCTCCaaacatataaaactttgaATATACCAATATTCTAACGATGATTAAAGATAGAAGAATAAACCTGCAAAGGGGAATTATTTCTTCCTCAGCATCACGAGTCCAGAGCGACCACTCGATTTGTACGGCAGTAAGGGGATGAACAGCGTGTGCCCTCCTTATAGTTTCGGGGCTAGCTTCAGAGATACCAATGTACTTTATTTTTCCCTCTTCCACCAACTGCTTCAGTTCTTCCATCTATcatacatgaaataaatataaattatgcttaattttcccataaacaaaataaaatcgtATTTGTGTTGAAGAAagataaattagggtttttaatgcAGCAATGCTTACGGTATCCTCTATAGGAGTCTTGGTGTCAATTCTGATAATATAGTAAAGATCAATGTAATCCACGTCAAGGCGTTGAAGGCTAGCCTCAAGAGAAGAACGAACAAATGCAGGAGTGCCATTGATAACCGGACCACCTGGACCCATGCTCTCGACGCCGAATTTTGTAGCCAATTGTACCTTCTCTCGTGGCAGATGCTTCAATGCCTGCAAAAAAAGTTCCCCAGATTCCTTCAAATCATATCTATTTCATAAACTAAAAAACGCCATCTCTCACGAATACCTTCGAGCATGTAATTGACACAAATGTATGGGACATTGTGAAAATGAACGAATCCCTCACAGCTCAATGTAATTCAACTTGAAGAGTTGATCAAACAAAGGACGTTACCTTTCCAACCAGAATTTCGTTAGTTTTGGGTCCATAAAAGTCAGCTGTATCGAAGTGAGTGATCCCTCTTTCGAATGCATGCTTAATGATAGCTATGCCAACTTCATCTGACACTGACACGTTGTGACCTGAAAGACCCATACACCCAAATCCCAGCTTTGAAACCTGCAACCAAAAACAATGGATTTTT
The Gossypium raimondii isolate GPD5lz chromosome 8, ASM2569854v1, whole genome shotgun sequence DNA segment above includes these coding regions:
- the LOC105792576 gene encoding probable aldo-keto reductase 1, which translates into the protein MAIQIPRVKLGSQGFEVSKLGFGCMGLSGHNVSVSDEVGIAIIKHAFERGITHFDTADFYGPKTNEILVGKALKHLPREKVQLATKFGVESMGPGGPVINGTPAFVRSSLEASLQRLDVDYIDLYYIIRIDTKTPIEDTMEELKQLVEEGKIKYIGISEASPETIRRAHAVHPLTAVQIEWSLWTRDAEEEIIPLCRELGIGIVPYSPLGRGFFAGKAKGDVGSFLGLFPRFQGENLEKNRILYSKVEKLAENYGCTPAQLALSWVLHQGDDVAPIPGTTKIKNLDSNIESVKVKLTKEDLKEISDVIPIHEVAGGSYPDALKKFSWRYGNTPPKKST